The following proteins are co-located in the Paenibacillus sp. FSL H8-0079 genome:
- a CDS encoding iron chaperone, which yields METFAEFIARIDNPEHQARTEEVLNWITEKFPNLKQKIAWNQPMFTDHETFIIGFSVSKQHLAVAPEKAGIIRFSEEITQAGYDHTKELVRMKWKQEIDFSLLERMIEFNIADKAECSTFWRK from the coding sequence ATGGAGACCTTTGCAGAATTTATAGCACGCATCGATAACCCGGAACACCAGGCACGAACGGAAGAAGTCTTGAACTGGATCACTGAAAAATTCCCGAATTTAAAGCAAAAAATAGCTTGGAATCAGCCGATGTTTACCGACCATGAGACCTTTATTATTGGCTTTAGTGTATCCAAGCAACACTTGGCTGTTGCTCCCGAGAAGGCAGGAATTATTCGTTTTTCAGAAGAGATCACGCAGGCGGGCTATGATCACACCAAAGAGTTGGTGCGGATGAAGTGGAAACAGGAGATTGATTTTTCGTTGCTAGAGAGAATGATTGAGTTCAATATAGCAGATAAGGCAGAGTGTTCAACGTTCTGGCGCAAATAA
- a CDS encoding aldo/keto reductase, producing MEYTKLGNTGLDVSRFCLGCMGFGDASKWVHEWVLNEEDSRPVIKKALDLGINFFDTANVYSLGTSEEYLGRALKDYANRDEVVIATKIHGRMHQGPNGSGLSRKAILSEIDKSLKRLETDYVDLYIIHRWDYNTPIEETMEALHDVVKSGKVRYIGASAMFAWQFQKALHVAEKNGWTKFVSMQNHLNLIYREEEREMLPLCKEEKIGVTPYSPLASGRLTRDWSVSTLRSETDQIQKSKYNATSDADRLVVERVASIAEKYGVPRTHIALAWLLQKDTVASPIIGATKLSHLEDAVGALSVKLTSEDVTFLEEPYVPHPVVGAQ from the coding sequence ATGGAATATACAAAACTTGGTAATACAGGCTTGGATGTATCTCGATTTTGCCTGGGATGTATGGGATTTGGGGACGCCAGTAAATGGGTTCATGAATGGGTACTGAATGAAGAAGACTCTCGCCCCGTTATCAAAAAAGCGCTGGATTTAGGCATTAATTTCTTCGATACAGCTAATGTATACTCTCTGGGTACAAGTGAGGAATACCTTGGTCGGGCATTAAAGGATTATGCCAATCGTGATGAGGTTGTCATTGCAACCAAAATACACGGACGAATGCATCAAGGCCCCAACGGCTCTGGACTTTCCAGAAAAGCCATCCTGAGTGAGATTGATAAAAGCCTAAAACGATTGGAAACAGATTATGTCGATCTGTATATCATCCATCGTTGGGACTACAATACGCCTATTGAAGAAACCATGGAAGCCTTACATGATGTGGTGAAGTCCGGTAAAGTGAGATATATTGGCGCTTCGGCCATGTTTGCATGGCAGTTCCAAAAAGCATTGCATGTAGCAGAGAAAAATGGTTGGACCAAGTTTGTCTCCATGCAAAACCACTTGAATCTCATATACCGTGAAGAGGAACGAGAAATGCTGCCTTTATGCAAGGAAGAAAAGATTGGTGTGACTCCCTACAGTCCTCTTGCTTCAGGCAGGTTAACCCGTGACTGGTCCGTATCAACACTGCGATCCGAGACAGACCAAATTCAGAAATCCAAATACAATGCGACAAGCGATGCGGATCGACTTGTTGTTGAGCGAGTTGCATCCATCGCAGAAAAATACGGTGTCCCTCGTACACACATTGCACTTGCTTGGTTACTGCAAAAAGACACTGTAGCGTCTCCCATAATCGGTGCCACCAAATTATCACATCTGGAAGATGCAGTAGGTGCTCTTTCCGTTAAGTTGACCTCAGAAGACGTAACATTCCTTGAAGAGCCTTATGTACCTCACCCCGTAGTAGGTGCTCAATAA
- a CDS encoding NmrA family NAD(P)-binding protein, with protein sequence MTQNDRFLVYGASGSQGGAVAQLLVQHGCEVRTITRNEATAKTLKEQNIEAFIGDLSDVEQLHTAHEGVSKVFLNLPVEFNSDKIRQYTKNAIDAAIQANVKLIVVNTGTYVPDPITHSKGIELKREVIHELQQSGLPYIIVEPIVYLENFLIPGILNNGVLAYPVPADKPISWISLNDAAQFHYYALTHSELAGSIIPAPGLEALTGAQLAEQFSAVLGEKISFMSLPFDHFEAAIQPLLGSETAAGLKGLYQWIDGHTDLLPRYEELDHNIKANLKLTKISDWIHQTMIK encoded by the coding sequence ATGACACAGAATGATCGGTTTTTAGTATATGGAGCATCGGGCTCCCAAGGCGGCGCTGTCGCTCAATTACTCGTTCAACACGGTTGTGAGGTTCGAACGATTACTCGAAATGAGGCAACAGCCAAAACACTAAAGGAACAAAACATTGAAGCTTTCATCGGGGATCTATCAGATGTGGAACAGCTCCATACGGCGCATGAAGGTGTAAGTAAAGTATTCCTGAACCTGCCGGTGGAGTTCAATTCGGATAAGATCAGACAATATACCAAAAATGCAATTGATGCTGCTATACAGGCAAACGTTAAATTAATTGTAGTTAACACGGGTACCTATGTTCCTGACCCTATCACCCATTCCAAAGGAATTGAATTGAAACGTGAAGTTATCCATGAATTGCAGCAAAGTGGTCTTCCATATATCATTGTGGAACCCATTGTATACTTGGAAAACTTCCTGATTCCCGGAATACTGAACAATGGCGTTTTGGCCTACCCGGTACCAGCAGACAAGCCGATCTCCTGGATTAGCTTAAACGATGCAGCTCAATTCCACTATTATGCCTTGACTCATTCGGAATTGGCAGGAAGCATTATCCCAGCACCCGGATTAGAAGCTCTGACAGGTGCACAATTAGCGGAACAATTCAGTGCTGTATTAGGTGAAAAAATCAGCTTCATGTCTCTACCTTTTGATCATTTTGAAGCAGCGATTCAGCCTTTGTTGGGAAGTGAGACAGCAGCAGGTCTTAAAGGATTGTACCAATGGATTGATGGGCATACAGATCTTCTTCCACGGTATGAAGAGTTGGATCATAACATCAAAGCCAATCTTAAATTAACCAAAATAAGCGATTGGATTCATCAAACAATGATTAAATAA
- a CDS encoding helix-turn-helix domain-containing protein, which yields MIGGKWKLLIINRLIRHSTIRFNELQKMLDPITHRTLTRQLRELEEAGLINRVTHPVVPPKVEYSLTEKGQSLTSILFQLGDWGSKHM from the coding sequence ATGATTGGTGGAAAATGGAAGCTATTAATTATAAACCGACTCATCCGCCATTCAACAATTCGATTCAATGAATTGCAGAAAATGCTTGACCCCATTACGCATCGCACGTTAACCAGGCAATTACGAGAACTTGAAGAAGCTGGTTTGATAAACCGTGTTACCCACCCTGTAGTTCCGCCTAAAGTCGAATATTCCCTTACAGAAAAAGGACAAAGCCTGACTTCGATCTTGTTTCAGCTAGGTGATTGGGGATCGAAACATATGTAA
- the helD gene encoding RNA polymerase recycling motor HelD, with protein MVKTNEWKLEEERLVQVRNKLQARLDELEPKVAGLHEQAAEIRKRFWEEVTINTGSYTDFEDAFYTINQQSRVLAERERGHKLLTQQWKNTKRLLPTPYFGRFDYREKGMTFTEQIYIGVSSFMDEDGLNFLIYDWRTPIASLYYDHSPGPAGYDTPSGRIEGKMELKRQFQIHNGQLLSMFDANETIGDELLQQVLAKGADSQMKSIVATIQKEQNAIIRDDRSRMLIVQGAAGSGKTSAALQRVAYLLYKHRQTVKADQIVLFSPNPMFTSYISTVLPELGEENMQQTTFQEYLNYWLDSTLRPEDAFDQIEYVLTAQEDPDYEARQEAIKYKASESFLQVLQNYGTWLGREGMRFNGIQFRGREFITADRIKTQFYSLDQNLTLSNRILLLQEWLLRELVRLERLEREADWVQEELNYLDTDEYVEAFGMLHKEKAVFDVAEKYAARENGNNRAGQDEGAFDFAEREEELLRQKLVKGMFKPLRKSVRKFQFVDVKGIYEQLFADEAAFRERTNGSIPPQHWPEICKQTKAMILQNKLFHEDATPYLYVKEMIEGVRTNTEIRYVFVDEGQDYSAFQYEYLKKLFPRARMTVLGDFGQAIFMQATDLAASNSPLVNLYGEAETTLIRLVRSYRSTREIVEFTRCMLPGGEEIRPFERGDQKPLLTRLKDDKMRGSQILADIASLKAEGFDSIAVITKTAAESRDAYERLRSQGGEGLQLITKDTQIFEKGIMVIPVYLAKGVEFDAVLVYDASPEAYSQEYDRKLLYTACTRAMHRLHLYTTSEWSPYVQALPANLYDTYEHE; from the coding sequence ATGGTTAAAACAAACGAATGGAAGTTGGAAGAGGAAAGACTGGTGCAGGTGAGGAACAAACTTCAGGCACGACTCGACGAGCTGGAGCCAAAGGTTGCCGGACTGCATGAACAGGCCGCCGAAATTCGTAAACGGTTCTGGGAAGAAGTGACGATTAACACGGGTTCGTACACGGATTTTGAAGATGCATTCTATACCATTAATCAGCAATCCAGAGTGTTGGCCGAGAGGGAGCGCGGGCACAAGCTGTTAACACAACAATGGAAAAATACAAAGAGACTGCTTCCAACGCCGTATTTTGGTCGTTTTGACTATAGGGAAAAAGGCATGACATTTACTGAACAGATCTACATTGGCGTATCATCTTTCATGGATGAGGATGGATTGAACTTTCTAATCTATGACTGGAGAACACCAATTGCGAGTCTGTACTATGATCATTCTCCCGGGCCAGCAGGTTATGACACACCTTCAGGACGAATCGAGGGCAAGATGGAGCTCAAGCGTCAATTCCAGATTCATAACGGGCAGCTTCTTAGCATGTTTGATGCAAATGAGACGATTGGTGACGAATTGTTGCAGCAAGTGCTCGCCAAGGGTGCAGACTCACAAATGAAGAGCATTGTAGCAACCATCCAAAAGGAACAAAATGCGATTATCCGTGATGACCGAAGCCGAATGCTTATTGTTCAGGGGGCAGCTGGCAGTGGCAAGACATCGGCTGCGTTACAGCGAGTCGCCTACTTACTGTACAAACACCGCCAGACCGTCAAAGCAGATCAGATTGTGCTTTTCTCGCCGAATCCGATGTTTACCAGTTACATCTCGACCGTACTTCCGGAACTTGGTGAAGAGAACATGCAGCAGACGACTTTTCAGGAATATCTGAACTATTGGTTGGATTCTACCTTACGACCAGAGGATGCCTTTGATCAGATTGAATATGTGCTGACAGCCCAAGAAGATCCGGATTATGAAGCTCGTCAGGAGGCGATCAAGTACAAAGCCTCTGAGTCATTCCTGCAGGTGCTCCAAAACTACGGCACGTGGCTGGGGCGGGAGGGCATGCGGTTCAACGGCATTCAATTTCGGGGACGTGAATTCATCACTGCGGACCGAATCAAGACCCAGTTTTACAGTTTGGATCAAAATCTTACATTGTCCAACCGTATTCTTCTTCTGCAGGAATGGTTGCTTAGAGAACTCGTGAGGCTGGAACGTCTGGAGCGGGAAGCAGACTGGGTTCAAGAGGAGTTAAATTATCTGGACACAGATGAGTATGTGGAAGCTTTCGGCATGCTGCACAAGGAAAAGGCGGTATTCGATGTGGCGGAAAAATATGCAGCTCGTGAGAACGGGAATAACAGGGCAGGGCAAGATGAGGGTGCCTTTGACTTTGCAGAGCGGGAAGAGGAACTTCTTCGTCAGAAACTGGTGAAAGGCATGTTCAAACCGTTAAGAAAGAGTGTGCGTAAATTTCAGTTCGTGGATGTGAAAGGCATATATGAACAATTATTTGCAGATGAAGCCGCTTTTCGGGAACGTACGAATGGGTCAATCCCACCACAGCATTGGCCTGAGATTTGTAAACAGACCAAGGCAATGATCCTTCAGAACAAGCTGTTTCATGAGGATGCTACTCCTTATTTATATGTAAAAGAGATGATCGAAGGCGTGCGGACGAACACGGAGATTCGTTATGTCTTCGTGGATGAAGGCCAGGATTATTCGGCGTTTCAATATGAATATCTCAAGAAACTGTTTCCTCGTGCCCGCATGACAGTGCTGGGGGATTTCGGGCAAGCGATCTTTATGCAGGCTACGGATTTAGCAGCATCCAACTCGCCTCTGGTTAACCTTTATGGAGAAGCCGAAACTACATTAATACGCCTGGTACGCAGTTATCGTTCAACCAGAGAGATCGTTGAATTCACGAGATGCATGCTACCAGGGGGAGAAGAGATCAGGCCATTTGAAAGGGGAGATCAGAAGCCTCTTTTAACAAGACTGAAGGACGATAAGATGCGTGGTTCGCAGATTCTCGCAGACATCGCCTCGCTCAAGGCTGAGGGGTTCGATTCTATCGCTGTGATTACGAAGACCGCGGCTGAAAGCCGTGACGCCTATGAAAGGTTACGAAGTCAAGGTGGCGAAGGGCTACAGCTCATAACAAAGGACACACAGATTTTTGAAAAAGGAATCATGGTTATTCCTGTGTACCTCGCCAAAGGCGTTGAGTTCGATGCTGTCCTGGTCTATGATGCATCACCAGAAGCTTACAGCCAGGAATATGATCGCAAGCTTCTGTATACGGCATGCACACGGGCCATGCACCGACTTCATCTATATACCACTAGCGAGTGGTCGCCTTATGTGCAGGCGTTGCCTGCGAATCTGTATGACACATATGAACACGAGTAA
- a CDS encoding carbohydrate ABC transporter permease, with amino-acid sequence MGYTRKLAIRNYIVEGFLILASLVVLLPLVILIFGSFKTSAEVLSFSLSFPETWQFSNYVRVFQEGGLSRAFFNSILITGVSSIINIVASSAAAFILARRETKLSGTIYMYFFMGLIAPMSIITTIRVVQGLGFYGSITSVILIYAALNTAFSVFLYSGFIKTIPRALDEVAFLEGASVFGVFFRIVTPLILPVNATVAIMVFMSVWNDITIPVYFLTDSSTWTMPLSIYNFYGKYSRDWNLIFANLVLTSLPVFILYLFGQKYIVSGLTAGAVKG; translated from the coding sequence ATGGGCTATACACGCAAACTCGCCATTCGCAACTATATCGTGGAAGGTTTCCTGATTCTGGCCTCCCTTGTCGTACTGTTACCGCTTGTCATTCTGATCTTTGGTTCATTCAAAACTAGCGCCGAAGTGCTCAGCTTCTCCTTGAGTTTCCCTGAAACATGGCAGTTCTCGAACTATGTTCGTGTCTTCCAGGAAGGCGGTCTGTCGCGAGCATTCTTCAACAGCATTTTGATTACTGGCGTATCGTCCATCATTAATATCGTTGCCTCTTCGGCAGCGGCATTTATTCTGGCACGTCGCGAAACCAAACTATCCGGCACGATCTACATGTATTTCTTCATGGGACTGATTGCGCCAATGTCGATTATTACGACCATACGGGTCGTACAGGGTTTAGGATTCTACGGCAGCATCACAAGTGTCATCCTGATCTACGCCGCGCTGAATACGGCCTTCAGTGTATTCTTGTATAGTGGATTCATCAAAACCATTCCGAGAGCGCTGGACGAAGTAGCATTTCTGGAAGGAGCAAGTGTGTTCGGGGTGTTCTTCCGTATCGTCACACCGCTCATCCTGCCCGTTAACGCAACGGTAGCGATCATGGTGTTCATGTCCGTCTGGAATGACATCACGATTCCGGTGTACTTCCTGACCGACAGTTCCACCTGGACGATGCCACTATCGATCTACAATTTTTACGGCAAATATAGTAGGGACTGGAATCTGATCTTCGCCAATCTCGTGCTCACTTCGCTGCCTGTATTTATCCTGTATCTGTTCGGGCAAAAATATATCGTCAGCGGCCTTACTGCCGGTGCAGTTAAAGGATAA
- a CDS encoding sugar ABC transporter permease: MKRTKNLYSYYMIFPALIIYSIFFVVPALAAFYYSFTDWRLDRLELKFIGWDNFKKIFSDKTLILALQNTAIFAIVTVVGKNVIGLLLAVGLNMRLRTKNLLRAIFYSPSILSILVISILFTPMLRTEGTINNLLESVGLHSLSQAWLTNPSIVIWTIAIVSIWQSAGFQMAIYLAGLQSISQEYYEAAKIDGASSWRSFFKITLPLLLPAININLMLTLIGGLKVFSEVYVMTGGGPGNASQVVGTIILRSFGEGNWGLGTAVNTLLFVVVTIIAIPLLIFMRRKEVTE, translated from the coding sequence ATGAAAAGGACTAAAAATTTGTATTCGTATTACATGATATTTCCCGCACTGATTATCTACTCCATCTTTTTCGTCGTGCCTGCTCTCGCCGCTTTCTATTACTCATTCACGGATTGGCGATTGGACCGACTGGAGCTGAAGTTCATCGGGTGGGATAACTTCAAGAAAATTTTCTCAGACAAAACGCTTATACTGGCATTGCAAAACACGGCGATATTTGCGATCGTCACTGTAGTTGGCAAAAACGTTATCGGTCTATTGCTGGCGGTAGGACTTAACATGCGATTAAGAACGAAGAACCTGCTGCGTGCGATCTTCTACTCCCCTTCCATTCTCAGCATACTTGTGATCAGCATTCTGTTCACTCCCATGTTGCGTACCGAAGGTACGATTAACAATTTGTTGGAGTCAGTTGGGTTGCATTCATTAAGCCAAGCTTGGCTTACCAACCCATCGATTGTCATCTGGACAATTGCCATTGTCTCGATCTGGCAGAGCGCCGGGTTCCAGATGGCCATCTATCTGGCTGGTCTGCAGTCCATTTCTCAAGAATATTACGAAGCAGCCAAGATTGATGGCGCAAGCTCGTGGAGAAGTTTTTTCAAAATCACACTGCCTCTCTTGCTGCCCGCCATTAACATTAACCTCATGCTAACCTTGATCGGTGGACTCAAAGTATTCTCCGAAGTATATGTCATGACCGGTGGTGGCCCGGGTAACGCTTCCCAGGTCGTGGGTACGATCATTCTGCGATCTTTCGGCGAAGGCAACTGGGGACTCGGTACCGCGGTCAATACCCTTCTGTTCGTGGTCGTTACCATTATTGCTATACCGCTATTGATCTTCATGCGGCGTAAGGAGGTTACGGAATAA
- a CDS encoding ABC transporter substrate-binding protein, whose product MKTIKRKKAISIILASLLSISLTACGSGGTDSGTAAGGDSKGGKVTLELAISKSSQDSAFIQQDILDAFEKQTNIRVNLQLIPAEQTTTVLQTKLAVDETPDIIQYNLASAVTDLNLERNFEILDNEPWASRIVNKDVLSSGGHLYSFHVSQDTGMQGVVYNKQIFEELGLSLPTNYEEFLAICEKIKASGITPVFMPYKDAWAANIWPAAAFADFVAKNEPTFFDDLNSNKKKWSDIPEFKTFLEQQYEVYTKGYTNTDVLSDSYDMAVGKFLNKEVAMMFMGDWLIEGVAEQDPSMELGVFPIPSADNASLGASPLGGQLFIPKKSKHLEEAKQFLDYIASKEVAQQIVDSKGYVSNFSDVTTPELPAYKQDIVDNYITPKKTVLTTDAFMLVDRSELYRLLQDQFAGGLSPEEVLKSWDEKFSQLMQDKGVAGF is encoded by the coding sequence TTGAAAACAATAAAAAGAAAAAAGGCGATTTCCATTATTCTGGCCAGTTTATTATCCATCTCGTTAACCGCTTGTGGATCAGGAGGTACGGATTCCGGTACAGCTGCTGGCGGGGACAGTAAGGGTGGCAAAGTCACACTGGAGCTGGCGATCTCTAAAAGTTCTCAGGACTCTGCATTCATTCAGCAAGACATTCTCGATGCATTCGAAAAACAAACGAACATTCGCGTTAATTTGCAGCTGATTCCAGCGGAACAAACGACGACGGTACTTCAAACCAAACTGGCTGTAGATGAAACACCTGACATTATTCAGTACAATCTGGCGAGCGCAGTTACGGACCTGAACCTTGAACGTAATTTCGAGATTCTGGATAACGAGCCTTGGGCGAGCAGAATTGTGAACAAAGACGTCCTCTCTTCTGGTGGACACCTCTACAGTTTCCATGTCAGCCAAGATACCGGGATGCAAGGGGTCGTTTATAACAAACAAATCTTTGAAGAACTCGGATTGTCTCTTCCAACGAACTACGAAGAATTCCTGGCGATCTGTGAAAAAATTAAAGCGAGTGGCATTACACCCGTATTCATGCCTTACAAAGATGCTTGGGCTGCCAACATCTGGCCTGCAGCGGCTTTTGCCGATTTTGTAGCCAAGAATGAACCAACGTTTTTCGATGACTTGAACAGCAACAAGAAAAAATGGTCCGACATTCCGGAATTCAAAACATTCCTGGAACAACAGTATGAAGTGTACACCAAAGGGTACACCAACACCGATGTGCTTAGTGACAGCTACGACATGGCCGTAGGTAAATTCCTGAACAAGGAAGTTGCCATGATGTTTATGGGCGATTGGTTGATTGAAGGCGTGGCTGAGCAAGATCCAAGCATGGAACTGGGCGTATTCCCGATTCCATCGGCAGACAATGCCAGTCTGGGTGCAAGTCCACTCGGCGGACAACTGTTCATTCCGAAGAAGTCCAAACATTTGGAAGAAGCTAAACAATTCCTAGACTACATCGCTTCCAAGGAAGTTGCACAACAGATCGTGGACTCAAAAGGGTACGTATCCAATTTCAGTGACGTCACAACACCGGAATTGCCAGCTTACAAGCAGGATATTGTAGACAACTATATTACGCCGAAGAAAACGGTACTAACAACGGATGCATTCATGCTGGTCGACCGCAGCGAACTGTACCGGTTGTTACAAGATCAATTTGCAGGTGGTTTGTCACCGGAAGAAGTCCTGAAATCGTGGGATGAGAAGTTCAGTCAGCTGATGCAGGATAAAGGTGTAGCCGGTTTCTAA
- a CDS encoding histidine kinase — protein sequence MAKLIHKATQFSLQTKVFLTFLALLLFVLGCFIVYVNVIVIRPLKLKTEQDTLVTAIKVREQVDLYVEQQNQMSQRILSSKNIFAAMDKSSSAHSNYERLKQIRIIKDIMFQAIGPSMNIMDMSIYDKQGVLLTSYLGSGNPPAILNTMMESSQIGRDWTESGFVLLRQVDTISFVRTINDQNGKVYGYLSIQMEQAYIQNLTEGITAGDVYILNEQGEQMTGSDAGVTFANWSKPASDEGLDIDKDDNYITHSTSPSTGWITYIITPKKSVLGSIHSVQTMSILLITALMLVSFVYIFLSTRNLLLPIRKLRSQIWRMNYSNMNLKVDETPKNNDLLLLNEAFQDLMERLQQSIDREKSAFHEEVKARNSALQAQIAPHFIHNVLYLISIAAQEGKTKVVSDMCKHLSDSLRYIVSSPYAHVTLAEELQHTRHYLSLVQQKYEEDLEWDICADELANEIRLPRLVIQPFVENCIEHAFANTAPPWRIRITVKQYNGLWALEIKDNGEGFPPDKIQEILANIQTSGTGMNQTADRATALGNMGIINSVNRLKLMYNNRLFINIFNNHMEEEHGATIQIIGSLTKDFY from the coding sequence ATGGCGAAGCTCATACATAAGGCAACTCAATTCAGTTTGCAGACGAAGGTGTTTTTGACGTTTTTGGCTCTGCTTTTGTTCGTGTTGGGCTGTTTTATCGTGTATGTAAATGTGATTGTTATTCGCCCGCTCAAACTGAAAACGGAGCAGGATACGCTTGTGACTGCTATAAAGGTGAGAGAGCAGGTTGATCTATACGTAGAACAACAGAACCAAATGTCACAGCGAATATTGTCCAGCAAGAATATTTTTGCAGCCATGGACAAGAGCTCCTCAGCTCATAGTAACTATGAAAGACTGAAGCAAATTAGGATCATCAAGGACATCATGTTTCAGGCGATCGGGCCCAGTATGAATATCATGGACATGTCCATCTATGACAAGCAAGGCGTTCTCCTGACGTCATATCTGGGTTCGGGCAATCCTCCGGCGATTTTGAACACGATGATGGAGAGTAGCCAGATCGGGCGGGATTGGACGGAAAGCGGTTTTGTCTTGCTGCGCCAAGTTGATACCATCTCCTTTGTCCGGACGATCAATGATCAGAACGGTAAGGTGTACGGTTATCTTAGCATTCAGATGGAACAGGCCTATATACAGAATCTTACGGAAGGCATTACTGCTGGAGATGTCTATATTCTGAATGAACAAGGGGAGCAAATGACAGGTTCGGATGCGGGGGTGACATTTGCCAATTGGTCGAAGCCTGCATCAGATGAGGGACTGGATATAGACAAAGACGATAATTATATCACGCATTCCACATCACCCAGTACAGGTTGGATCACGTACATCATAACACCCAAAAAATCCGTGCTGGGCTCGATCCATTCGGTTCAGACGATGTCCATCCTGCTGATTACGGCACTGATGCTGGTTTCGTTTGTGTATATCTTCCTGTCGACGCGTAACCTGCTGTTGCCTATCCGCAAGCTACGCAGCCAGATCTGGCGCATGAACTATAGCAATATGAATCTGAAAGTGGATGAAACGCCGAAGAATAATGATCTGTTATTGCTGAATGAAGCCTTTCAGGATCTGATGGAGCGGCTGCAGCAATCCATTGATCGTGAAAAATCGGCATTTCATGAAGAAGTAAAAGCGCGTAATTCGGCGCTGCAAGCCCAGATTGCTCCTCATTTTATTCATAACGTTCTATATCTGATCAGTATTGCTGCGCAAGAGGGGAAGACCAAAGTCGTATCGGATATGTGTAAACATCTCTCGGACAGTCTGCGTTATATTGTCTCTTCACCATACGCACATGTGACCTTGGCTGAGGAGCTTCAACATACGAGACATTATTTGTCTCTTGTACAACAAAAGTACGAAGAGGATCTGGAGTGGGACATTTGTGCGGACGAGTTAGCTAACGAAATCCGGTTGCCACGGTTGGTCATTCAGCCGTTTGTGGAAAACTGCATCGAACATGCCTTTGCGAACACCGCGCCGCCTTGGCGGATCCGGATTACCGTGAAGCAATATAACGGATTATGGGCGTTGGAGATCAAGGATAACGGGGAAGGCTTTCCTCCGGATAAGATTCAGGAGATTTTAGCCAATATTCAGACATCGGGAACCGGAATGAACCAGACTGCCGATCGTGCCACAGCCCTTGGTAACATGGGGATTATCAACAGTGTCAATCGACTCAAACTAATGTATAACAACCGGCTCTTTATTAATATATTTAATAATCATATGGAAGAGGAACATGGAGCAACGATTCAGATCATCGGCTCACTGACGAAGGATTTTTATTAG